aatctGCGAGTATAAACTGACATCAATTCCGGCGACAGTACGGTACGATTCATAGTAACTGAGCAAAAACAATACTCGGATTGCTTTGCTATCTGCTCCCATGATCTTGTCATTTCGAAACGCACTGTTTGCcatgcatattttatataattatgcGAATTCAgattgtaaacaattttacaAATAGTCGCAATAACAATTAAAGCTGATTTGCTTGCGATTAGAGCTGAACGGCCAGATCTATATAGTTCCTCAGCGAATCTAGCCGTTTTACGGGGAAAGAAGGAGCACAAGGGTATCGGATCGGAGTGACCCGGTTCCAATCATTCAATCTTGCAATCTGTTCGATTTCCCACGTGGCCGCTATTTTACAATTAATATGGGTAATCCGCTGCAATctaaatttgttgttgttcgcaTCTCTTGACACCTCTAACAGGGATCATCTCAAAAGTCATTGGGATCCTAACTTATCGGCCAAGCCATCAACAGCAATTCAAAAACCTATCTTAATGTAATAaggatatgtacatatacatatgtacatatgtctatatagcaatagcaataaaaacacCAGTAAAGTCTGCAGATTCTGGATTTACTTCAAAGATTTGAAATTGACTGCAGTTCGTGTGGAAatcgttttaaaataataattctggtttcatttatttgtatcATTCAAGCGACTCAAAGTGgcctttaattgaaatttcgcGCCAATGCACGCCATCTATTGGTGATTTGCTGAAACACGATGCTTTTGTCAGGGCTGCCACTTGGATCGAACCCATCGATGTTTTTTCCATCACTACCGCCTGCAcctgtatatatatgtagttgATTAATATCCACGCCAGAAACTAATTTACCTGTTGCCGCCCGTACAATCGAGATTTTTACTACCCCGAGAAGTTAAAAGCTCTAGGCAAATTAACAATTAGCCGCGACACAAACCCCGTATCGCAGAGCACCTGATACCCTTTATCGTTATCGATTGGTACAGCCGAATCACGCCTCCTGATAAcgataaaacaaaaagtcgAAATGTAGTAAAATTCGcggaaagtaaataaattgttatagCCAAGGTGAAATAACGAGCGGCCAGCTAGTGGCGATACTGATACTATTGCGAACGTTGGGCAGCCACCGACGGTGCCGGCTGGTCAGGGTGTTATCGGGTAATTGGCAGCTCCTGTGGAAAATCCTCAAGTTCAGCTGCTTCTGCACACACTGACCTtcattatacatacataccgTATATACGAGCtgtttgtgcgtgtgtgcgtgcgcctGCAAGTGTGTGGGTGCACTGAAAAAAGGTTGGAAAGGATACAAGCCAGAAGTCAGTGAAAACCGGGAATATTGCATCCCGGAGACGGCGGAAGAGCCGAAAAAGCCCATTAAAAGTCAAGGACGACATGCTGCCCTCCGCCCACAgaagtggatgtgggtggCTCACCCATTAAAACTCCACCAAAACGCAAGCGCAGGAGTTTTTCCTTCAAGAAGTCAAGGCTTCTTCGTTTTCGGGGTCATGGTCACAGCGTATAGTATATAGGATAAAGCAACACCATGTCCAGCGAGTCCTCCACCGAAGGCGACAGCGATCTATACGATCCATTGGCTGAGGAGCTGCACAACGTCCAGTTGGTCAAACATGTGACCCGCGAGAATATTGATGCCCTGAATGCCAAGTTTGCCAACCTGCAGGAGCCACCAGCCATGTACTTAATAGGTGAGTCGTCGAAAGCCGAGCTGGGTTCTTGGAAATCCCACGCCCACCTCCaagctatttataaaatacccgacatatatatgtatgtatctcaCGACTTTGGTTCTTGCCCACAGAATACCAGGAGTTGACCTCCAAGCTCCACGAACTGGaggccaaggagcaggagctaaTGGAGCGACTGAACTCGCAGGACCAGCAGGAGGACTCCTCCTTGGTCGAGCGGTTTAAGGAGCAGCCCCACTATCAAAATCAAACCCAAATCctgcagcaacaacggcaatTGGCGCGAGTGCACCACGGCAACGATCTAACCGATAGCTTGGGCTCCCAGCCGGGCAGCCAATGTGGAACTTTGACCCGTCAGCCCAAGATACTTTTGCGAGCCCACCTGCCCAATCAACAGCGCACTTCAGTGGAGGTAATTTCGGGAGTAAGACTATGTGATGCCCTCATGAAGGCCCTAAAACTCCGGCAACTAACGCCGGATATGTGCGAAGTAAGCACAACTCATTCCGGAAGACATATCATACCCTGGCACACGGACATCGGCACTCTGCATGTGGAGGAGATCTTTGTCAGGCTGCTGGATAAGTTTCCCATAAGGACACACATCAAGCACCAGATCATACGGAAGACCTTCTTCTCGTTGGTATTCTGCGAGGGCTGTCGAAGGCTTCTGTTCACCGGGTTCTACTGTAGCCAGTGTAATTTCCGATTCCATCAGAGGTGTGCCAATAGAGTGCCCATGCTGTGCCAGCCCTTTCCCATGGATAGCTACTATCAGCTACTGCTGGCCGAGAATCCGGATAATGGCGTTGGTTTTCCCGGCAGAGGCACTGCTGTCCGCTTCAATATGAGCAGCCGGAGTCGCAGCCGGcgttgcagcagcagtggcagcagcagcagctcgaaGCCACCATCTTCATCCTCCGGCAATCATCGACAGGGTCGTCCACCGAGGATCAGCCAGGACGATCGATCCAATTCCGCACCAAATGTGTGCATCAACAACATTCGATCGGTCACAAGCGAAGTGCAGCGCAGTTTGATAATGCAGGCCAGACCTCCTTTGCCGGTGAGTCTAAATATTTgctgtttatattattttgtggCTTAACATATGCATGGATTTCTTACAGCATCCGTGCACAGATCACTCCAACTCCACGCAAGCGTCGCCCACGAGCACTTTGAAACACAATCGTCCCAGGGCCAGGTCCGCCGATGAGAGCAACAAAAATCTGCTTTTAAGGGACGCCAAAAGCTCAGAGGAAAACTGGGTAAGCTAGATTGCGTGTGCGGTTACGTATTCAACATAATGAAAAAATGTTCTATTCCTGCAGAATATTCTTGCGGAGGAGATTTTAATTGGGCCGCGCATCGGATCGGGCTCCTTTGGAACCGTTTATCGCGCCCATTGGCACGGTCCCGTGGCCGTAAAGACACTCAACGTGAAGACACCGAGTCCCGCCCAGTTGCAGGCATTTAAGAACGAGGTGGCCATGCTAAAGAAGACGCGCCATTGCAATATCCTCCTCTTCATGGGGTGTGTATCCAAACCATCTTTAGCGATTGTGACCCAGTGGTGCGAGGGCAGCAGTCTCTACAAGCACGTCCATGTCAGCGAAACCAAGTTTAAGTTGAACACGCTCATCGATATCGGACGTCAGGTGGCCCAGGGCATGGATTACCTGCATGCCAAGAACATCATTCATAGGTGGGTTTCTGTGTGGTAATCAGTTGTAATCGGTTAAtaattctattttgttttctcttttagAGACCTCAAGTCAAACAACATCTTCTTGCACGAGGATCTCTCCGTGAAGATAGGCGACTTCGGATTGGCCACTGCGAAAACTCGATGGTCGGGTGAAAAGCAAGCCAATCAACCCACGGGCAGTATTTTGTGGATGGCTCCGGAGGTGATTCGCATGCAGGAGCTGAACCCCTACTCCTTCCAGTCGGACGTTTATGCCTTTGGTATCGTGATGTACGAACTGTTGGCGGAGTGCTTGCCCTACGGTCATATTAGCAACAAGGATCAGATCCTGTTTATGGTGGGGCGAGGACTTCTGCGCCCGGACATGAGTCAAGTGCGCTCGGATGCGCCGCAGGCATTGAAGCGCTTGGCCGAGGACTGCATTAAGTATACCCCCAAGGACCGACCGCTCTTTAGGCCGCTGCTCAATATGCTGGAGAACATGCTGCGCACTTTGCCCAAAATTCATCGCAGTGCCAGTGAACCGAACTTGACGCAATCGCAGCTGCAGAACGATGAGTTTCTGTATCTGCCCAGCCCGAAAACGCCGGTGAACTTCAACAACTTTCAGTTCTTCGGCAGCGCTGGGAATATCTAGACAGCGACCTGTACCTGTACTTACATATATCCTGCGTGATCAACGTGATCCTACATCTATATACTTTTCGTTCTTGTCCCTCTGTACATAAGCGATTCGCGAAGGGGACGGCTTTGGTTGCCCACCaaagtgaaagagagagagacagagagatgGGTTGCCTGCCGACCCGGGAGCGAAACTTGCTTCTTTCCTTGGAACTGACAAAGTGCATTTCTGTTACCACACACAAAACGACTACAAACTGTAAACTAAACTGCAACGCCCATGTGTACATAACTGCATCATAACTTATATACGTTAGGCAAGACTActgaaactaaactaaactaaactaaactagcTGATCGCAATTACATTATACACATTATACTTATACTACAAGAGAAGGTGTTGTTTCTGGAGTTGAGAGAAGGTGTGGAGCACGACGAAGAACATTTGATTCAggtattatttgttattcatTCTCATTTACTACTTCTTGgtttatgtttaaaaatttaaaatttttatgtaTGGAACCACCCTATCTGCCTAAGCAGCATGGTATATTCAATTGGAAACACCACTGATTCAGTTGGATAAACTTTATTCACTTAGCAACAGAATGGCGTGATCCGGAGGATCCTAAACATATCTGCTGGCGATGGCCAGAACCTTGGTGTAATCGGCTCCTTTGGCCAGCGTCTTCTCCTTGAGGATGGTTCGCAGGATCGTGGGAATGGGCACATGGATGCGGGTGCCCAGCGGACTGCCATTGTCGTCGATGAGCACCAGGTTGTTGCTATCGAATTTGGGCTGTTTgggcttctgcttctgcttgaGTCCCACGAGAATGCCCTTCTTCATCTGCCCCTTGATGGCCACCAGCACCTTATCCCCGATCAAGCCGACTCCGCGTTTGTTGTAGACATGGATGCACCTCGGTGGTCGTCCCTCGGCCATCGCCTTCTTTCCCAAATCGCTGTTGTCCACCACCCGTAACCGGGCCAATTTCCGGATTTCGCAGCACGCCGGCGTTGTGTGAATCAACTGTTGTGTTTGCTGGCCGCCCAAGGCTACCGCCAGCGGTTGGGCCACTTGTCTAACTGTCTTCAGGATGCGCAGCGCCATTATTCGCAGGTATTTTTGTAGCTCCTAATTTATTCAATTCATTAAACTGAAGGGAAACgcgcaacaaaaataaattatacaattccTTCCAATCGTTCGACAGCGTTGCCACATCGCGGCGATAATCATATGGTGTGCTACAGCATAGTTATCGATGTTACGACCTAACAGTGCAAGCAGCTGTTAAGAGCGGACTATTTAAACAGTACTGTTAAAAGGCAAGtgtttttaattcaaattattatAGTTTATAATGGAAAATTGGCTTATTGAGAATAATTCAGGTCAGTCGATCGTCTTTTAACAACGATCACTCCTACTAGCACCACCCTCGCCACCCTCACATTTTAAAGATCCAAGTGCAAGGTATAAGAAAACCACATTTAActtctgttttttattttattcagttTAATACaatgccatatatatatatacatcaGCGCATTAACTGcagttgtttaaaaataatttattagcattattaaCTCTCGGTATTGGGCTAGTTTGTTTCGCTACcgtttgcttttatttgtttgacaCGACTAAGTAGACCAGTCCCATTGGTTAGAAAATTGGTTACTATATTTCACTATGACGTAAGAAATATTATATCGgcataacatatatatatatatatatatctatatagatAAATTTtgcgcttttcattttcttgttaattttttgGGTTCTCTTGTGACCTAATGActaaaacaaacttttaaaaaactaGATAGTTCATAACAAAAACTAAgattagttaaaaaaaaatgcggGGGGGGAGGGCGCACTTTAAAAGCACGGGGATGAGGTGAAAATAAGTTTTACTAAATCTTGGCATTatcgaaattatttacaaaatcaacacaaaatgtactgtTAAcggtttaaaaaatatataacttgtGCGCTGCTTCTATGATCTTTGCCCGACTCTCCTCAgtacattttcaaaaacttaGGATCGTTTGAGGTCCTCGCGTTTGAAGTTCCGTATTGCGTCCAACAGTTGGAAGCGGGGATCAGGCGCGGTGGGACCGCTGCGTCCGCCGTTGGTTTTCACGGGCTTTACAGccggaggcggcggcggaggagagGGTGTGGCCGCTGGCTGGGCAATGGGCTTGAGTTTGACCTGCAGGCTCACCGGCTTAGATTCCGGCTCCTGGAGTTTCAGCTCCACTTTGGTGGACTTCAGAGCGACGTTCTCACTTTTCGACGGCGGTGCTGGTTTGCTTTCTGGCGGGGACTTGGCCGTGATAGCTGAAGAAGGAATGCTTTCGTTCACGGACACCCCTATGCTCAAGgcctgctcctgttcctgctgctccttggccaACATGCGTTCCTTGAAGCCTGTGCGGCGTAGAGTACTCTGGCCAAAGGGCGCTGGTGCAGGATTGGCTTCCACTGGTCTGTTCCTCTCCAAACTGGAAAGAGGGCGTGGAAGGGAGTTCATGGCCAAGTTGGAGACCATTTGGTTGTTTTGGGCAGCGGGTAGAGTGAATCGATTGGTTTTTGCTGGACGCGGCAATGTAGAGGAATGGTTTTGAAGGGAGTTTTGAGCCTGATCCAGTGGTTTTTCTATACGTTTTCCTACAGGCTTTGCCGGTGGTTTAGGCCCTACTTTAACTGAAACGGTTTCCCTTTCGATGTCTTGATCCTTTAGCTCCTGGACCTCCGGCTTATCCTGCTTTTCCTGCTGTTGATTTTCTAAAATCTCATCTTTCAGTGGCTTAACCGTAATGGGAACATGGTACTCCTTTCTCTGCGAAATGCCCATCCTCAAAGTGGGTGAAGCCACTCCGATGGTGAACTTGGCAGGCGGTGAAGTCACCTGTTGCGACTTCCCTGCCCCGCCAAAAATGTAGTCACCTTCGTTCTTAATGGCCACAGTGGATTTGGGTCGCTCGCTCCAAGTGGCGAAATTAATGCTCGGTGGTCCGGAATACCGATATGTGGTTGGCAGAGGTTTGGAGCTCGGAGCTGGTTCATTCCGCTGACTTGGTTCAATTTCCGCTACGGTGCTATTGGGGTTTCGTAAATTAACCGGACTGACTGGAGTGGCTGGGGTATTTGGAGGAGTTATCGTGGATTTGGAACTCTCATTGCCTGAGGATTCCTCCTTGACTACTTTTGTGAATGGCTTTGGGACCTTCTTGACAGCTGGCGGAGACATCAGCACAATAACAGATGACGCCTTCATGGCCACAGGTGGCGGCGATTCTTTCTGTACAACTATCTCCTTTTGATGCAACGAAACAGCTTGCTTCTCGACAGGTTTCACAGCTGGAGGTAACGATGGCCTTTCAACTGGAGAAGTTCTTAGCTCTTGTACGGCAGGAGATGACTTCTGCAGTACAGGAGAAGACGGATAAGGTTCCTGCACAGCTTCGAAAGCCGGAGATGTGGGTTTCTCAACTTCACAATTCGACTTTTTCGGGACAGACGTAGGTGACTGTTGCGAAGCATCAGAACGAGAGGAACTCATGTCTTTTACTCCATCCACTGATGATTGTTCTTTGGCCAGGCTCTCCAGCTGTTTAATGATCTTTGGTTGCTCTGTAACAGGCGTAGATGCACTGCCTCCACTTTCGGCCAAACTGTTCTTTCTAGAGTTCAGAATGGTCTTGATGACCTCTGGACTTTGCAATGAAGGTGATTCACCAATGCTCAACTCACTAGAGGAGCGCCTCTGACCCAAACCAATGCCATTCTGCTCCAGCTTGTTTAAGGAGACGTGAGAAGCGCTGCGATGACTTAGAGCTCTTCCGGATGAGGCTTCCTCTGTCTCTCCGCCTGAGGCGCCTGCCTGAAAGGAGTCAGCTCGTCCAATCCTCGTCGTAGTTTTCGCCGTAGTTATGCTGAAGTTAGCCAATCGATTTGGTTTGGCCGATTCGATTTCAGCCAGTTGGGGATCGGGTTGTTTCTTTATCAACGTATCCAGACGCTGTTGGTTGATTATAGTGGCCAGTTCATCCACGATCTCGTCTAGCGGCGAGCCAGGACTCACCGAACCAGCATTGCGTTTCTGCATTTGCTGATCGGAGAAGTCGGGAGGAGGAGAGATGGGAACCGAGTAGTTCCACGAGGTGAGCGATGTTTCGCTATTGGGAGTGGCCAGATTTCCATTTGTTATGCTCGCTGGCTGATCCACGTGattgtcctcctcctcgataTCCTGGGCGGTCAGAGCTGCCAATTCCGCCAAAGTGGCTGCCGGTGGTTCAGGTTTCTTGGATGTCTGGCACAGCTTGAAATTGTACACCTTGATTGCCTCATCGTCCTCGGAACTCGATTCCTGCTGCGATTTTTCCGCCTCTGGTTCGGGAGAGACGGAAGGCGATGGCGCTGGCTCTCCGATTCCCGAATCTGCTTGCTTTGAAGCCGTATCGTTGTCATCATCCTCTGTGGCACTGCCCAGGGATCGGGGCTCTGGAGTGGGCGTTCTATTCAGAAGGACTTTGGACACGTTTCCATTCGGTGATccgttgccattgccaatGCCATTTACTTGGGGAAGTGGAGGATTGGCTGTCGGGGCAATGGGCAAGGGAGTGGTTATCCTAGGCGCTGGTTGCGGAATATTCGGGGTAGGTGTGACCGGTTCCGGTAGTGAGGCCAGTGATATACTGTCTCCCCCACTTTGAAAGTCCGGCGGTGGAGCCGGTGCCGTTTTCTTTTTGATCTGCAGCAATCGCTTTCGGGGCGTTGGTTCCGGACCGCCAGCAATCGGAGGTTTCAGATCCAGTGTAGCATAATGGCCATCCGTTGAGTCTTCATCCGGCGACTTTGAGCCGTTCCCATTGCAGTCCAACTCCAAGGGACCGGAAAGGTTGGGCGTGGACATGCAGAGCTGGGGACGCTTCACAATTACCGCATAAGCGGGTTCGCTTTTCGAGCTAGCAAGCGGAATATCCGGAACAGACTGCTCTGGAATGCAAACCTGGC
This Drosophila simulans strain w501 chromosome X, Prin_Dsim_3.1, whole genome shotgun sequence DNA region includes the following protein-coding sequences:
- the LOC6724954 gene encoding raf homolog serine/threonine-protein kinase Raf; translation: MSSESSTEGDSDLYDPLAEELHNVQLVKHVTRENIDALNAKFANLQEPPAMYLIEYQELTSKLHELEAKEQELMERLNSQDQQEDSSLVERFKEQPHYQNQTQILQQQRQLARVHHGNDLTDSLGSQPGSQCGTLTRQPKILLRAHLPNQQRTSVEVISGVRLCDALMKALKLRQLTPDMCEVSTTHSGRHIIPWHTDIGTLHVEEIFVRLLDKFPIRTHIKHQIIRKTFFSLVFCEGCRRLLFTGFYCSQCNFRFHQRCANRVPMLCQPFPMDSYYQLLLAENPDNGVGFPGRGTAVRFNMSSRSRSRRCSSSGSSSSSKPPSSSSGNHRQGRPPRISQDDRSNSAPNVCINNIRSVTSEVQRSLIMQARPPLPHPCTDHSNSTQASPTSTLKHNRPRARSADESNKNLLLRDAKSSEENWNILAEEILIGPRIGSGSFGTVYRAHWHGPVAVKTLNVKTPSPAQLQAFKNEVAMLKKTRHCNILLFMGCVSKPSLAIVTQWCEGSSLYKHVHVSETKFKLNTLIDIGRQVAQGMDYLHAKNIIHRDLKSNNIFLHEDLSVKIGDFGLATAKTRWSGEKQANQPTGSILWMAPEVIRMQELNPYSFQSDVYAFGIVMYELLAECLPYGHISNKDQILFMVGRGLLRPDMSQVRSDAPQALKRLAEDCIKYTPKDRPLFRPLLNMLENMLRTLPKIHRSASEPNLTQSQLQNDEFLYLPSPKTPVNFNNFQFFGSAGNI
- the LOC27206577 gene encoding 39S ribosomal protein L14, mitochondrial, with the protein product MALRILKTVRQVAQPLAVALGGQQTQQLIHTTPACCEIRKLARLRVVDNSDLGKKAMAEGRPPRCIHVYNKRGVGLIGDKVLVAIKGQMKKGILVGLKQKQKPKQPKFDSNNLVLIDDNGSPLGTRIHVPIPTILRTILKEKTLAKGADYTKVLAIASRYV
- the LOC6724957 gene encoding nucleolar protein dao-5; its protein translation is MSSMKGGFSTLNRWFGRKKDKSGTGNSSIGKLSKSSTQLHHLSTDTDINETSQLEYNRITPVPAATSNAPFEQTFRITVLLPKDQLFVARLGARVPLSKLLSLVCDNKQLDADKYEFRSPVDASQVYSCESTIGTVGLSEIRLCHKSESYDNFNPDVMHKFQRTGVARDSLSSSSDFSSSRNSKVTAKTPSPYSSSNSLNSMDSTGMNYTRTPVVVPPAKVLAPPPRKKRAAPRPPSQVCIPEQSVPDIPLASSKSEPAYAVIVKRPQLCMSTPNLSGPLELDCNGNGSKSPDEDSTDGHYATLDLKPPIAGGPEPTPRKRLLQIKKKTAPAPPPDFQSGGDSISLASLPEPVTPTPNIPQPAPRITTPLPIAPTANPPLPQVNGIGNGNGSPNGNVSKVLLNRTPTPEPRSLGSATEDDDNDTASKQADSGIGEPAPSPSVSPEPEAEKSQQESSSEDDEAIKVYNFKLCQTSKKPEPPAATLAELAALTAQDIEEEDNHVDQPASITNGNLATPNSETSLTSWNYSVPISPPPDFSDQQMQKRNAGSVSPGSPLDEIVDELATIINQQRLDTLIKKQPDPQLAEIESAKPNRLANFSITTAKTTTRIGRADSFQAGASGGETEEASSGRALSHRSASHVSLNKLEQNGIGLGQRRSSSELSIGESPSLQSPEVIKTILNSRKNSLAESGGSASTPVTEQPKIIKQLESLAKEQSSVDGVKDMSSSRSDASQQSPTSVPKKSNCEVEKPTSPAFEAVQEPYPSSPVLQKSSPAVQELRTSPVERPSLPPAVKPVEKQAVSLHQKEIVVQKESPPPVAMKASSVIVLMSPPAVKKVPKPFTKVVKEESSGNESSKSTITPPNTPATPVSPVNLRNPNSTVAEIEPSQRNEPAPSSKPLPTTYRYSGPPSINFATWSERPKSTVAIKNEGDYIFGGAGKSQQVTSPPAKFTIGVASPTLRMGISQRKEYHVPITVKPLKDEILENQQQEKQDKPEVQELKDQDIERETVSVKVGPKPPAKPVGKRIEKPLDQAQNSLQNHSSTLPRPAKTNRFTLPAAQNNQMVSNLAMNSLPRPLSSLERNRPVEANPAPAPFGQSTLRRTGFKERMLAKEQQEQEQALSIGVSVNESIPSSAITAKSPPESKPAPPSKSENVALKSTKVELKLQEPESKPVSLQVKLKPIAQPAATPSPPPPPPAVKPVKTNGGRSGPTAPDPRFQLLDAIRNFKREDLKRS